A portion of the Nitrospirota bacterium genome contains these proteins:
- a CDS encoding sensor domain-containing diguanylate cyclase — protein SPLAVRAARERRAVVAVTGDHAAAWCLEDEGAAAALAAPITSEDEVLGVVELWRTEGRDPFAGDAATWLTELGHSAVRAYKKLRTLREVRALAQSEATRRDLKALLAGDGPMRDRLQRSVETLGAILQASAVHLYVRAPQTGEILLQASTTLRLEQSGSARIPWGIGLVGEVAKFNRAAVLREDLAEGSRGTGRALIAVPLTVGKDAVGVLVVEAPPAVEVTHRLRALLAEAGEILGASIASDVERHKMSQKVVKLSAVNEEGLQLLSLTDRDKVLLTGTASTAMILDAEAVVLRVRERRGERLLVGGTYGLHRDEIDAALVRLDQAVAARVAESRAFLRSERMDTFGVELPAVFPYRTVLAGPLFAGDRLVGTVSAYNKVLYHSFACGSFDRDDQEILEKFSFYLGRALVQAQEFRERQALITIDEVTGLRNRRYLDLRLPEEIRRAERYQRKVSLLIMEVTDFAELSRAFTAQGRDELLRALAGMIRETFRNVDILARLEDARFAVVMPDTGDAMRDVLDRLLQAMDTFRLRGADGQALEVKLAVGTCTYPAEAASVQELLERAAQLRPLE, from the coding sequence GTCGCCGCTCGCCGTCCGCGCGGCGCGCGAACGGCGAGCGGTCGTTGCGGTGACCGGCGATCACGCCGCGGCCTGGTGCTTGGAAGACGAAGGCGCCGCGGCGGCGCTCGCGGCGCCGATTACGAGCGAAGACGAGGTGCTGGGCGTGGTCGAACTGTGGCGGACCGAGGGGCGCGACCCGTTCGCCGGGGACGCCGCAACGTGGCTCACCGAGTTAGGGCACTCGGCGGTGCGCGCGTACAAGAAGCTGCGTACGCTCCGCGAAGTCCGCGCGCTCGCGCAGAGCGAGGCCACCCGCCGCGATCTCAAAGCGCTGCTCGCCGGGGACGGGCCGATGCGCGATCGCCTGCAGCGCAGCGTGGAAACGCTGGGTGCGATCCTGCAGGCGAGCGCCGTACATTTGTACGTGCGGGCGCCTCAGACGGGAGAGATTCTGCTCCAGGCCTCCACGACCCTGCGTCTGGAACAATCGGGCTCCGCGCGCATCCCGTGGGGTATCGGGCTGGTCGGAGAAGTCGCCAAGTTCAACCGGGCGGCGGTCTTGCGGGAAGACCTCGCGGAGGGGTCGCGCGGCACGGGGCGGGCGCTCATTGCCGTACCCCTGACGGTCGGAAAAGACGCCGTCGGCGTGCTGGTGGTCGAAGCACCGCCCGCCGTCGAGGTCACGCACCGCTTGAGGGCGCTCCTGGCCGAGGCGGGCGAGATTCTGGGCGCCTCGATCGCGAGCGACGTGGAGCGCCACAAGATGTCGCAGAAGGTGGTCAAATTGTCCGCGGTCAACGAAGAAGGGCTTCAACTCCTGTCGTTGACCGACCGCGACAAAGTGCTCCTCACCGGCACGGCTTCGACGGCGATGATTTTGGATGCCGAGGCGGTGGTCCTTCGCGTCCGCGAGCGCCGCGGCGAGCGCCTGCTCGTGGGCGGAACGTACGGCTTGCACCGCGACGAGATCGACGCGGCCCTCGTTCGCCTCGATCAAGCGGTGGCGGCCCGCGTGGCCGAGTCCCGCGCTTTTCTCCGCAGCGAACGGATGGACACCTTCGGAGTGGAGCTCCCCGCCGTGTTCCCGTATCGCACCGTGCTGGCGGGTCCGTTGTTTGCCGGCGACCGGTTGGTCGGGACGGTGTCGGCCTACAATAAAGTCTTATATCACTCGTTCGCGTGCGGTTCGTTCGACCGGGACGATCAAGAGATCCTCGAAAAGTTCTCTTTCTACCTTGGCCGCGCCCTGGTCCAAGCCCAGGAGTTCCGCGAGCGCCAGGCGCTTATCACGATCGACGAGGTCACGGGCCTTCGCAATCGACGATATTTGGACCTCCGTCTGCCCGAAGAGATCCGGCGCGCCGAGCGGTACCAGCGCAAGGTCTCGCTGCTGATCATGGAGGTGACCGATTTTGCCGAACTGAGCCGCGCGTTCACCGCCCAAGGTCGGGACGAGCTGTTGCGCGCGTTGGCGGGGATGATCCGCGAAACCTTCCGCAACGTGGACATCTTGGCGCGTCTGGAAGACGCGCGTTTTGCGGTGGTGATGCCCGACACCGGGGACGCGATGCGCGACGTGTTGGACCGCCTCCTGCAAGCCATGGACACGTTCCGTTTGCGGGGCGCCGACGGACAGGCGCTTGAGGTGAAACTCGCGGTCGGCACGTGCACGTATCCGGCCGAAGCGGCGAGCGTCCAAGAACTCCTCGAACGCGCCGCCCAGTTGCGGCCGCTGGAATAG
- a CDS encoding TIGR00282 family metallophosphoesterase, which translates to MLMNLLLIGDIVGEPGRRILSQHLHVLKHDHRIDLAVGNAENAAGGFGVTPKIAEELFAMGFDVLTTGNHVWDKKEILGYLRDHPRLLRPANYPDGVPGAGRTVVTTASGEKVGVLHLMGRVYMPGSLDCPFRIGDRELEKLRTETHVILLDMHGEATSEKSAIGWHFDGRVSAVLGTHTHVQTADERVLPQGTAFLTDVGMTGPVDSIIGVKKDEALTKFLTQMPTKFETATGRSIISGAVVEVDGDTGKATNIRRIRIADP; encoded by the coding sequence ATTCTCATGAACCTTCTTCTCATCGGCGACATCGTCGGGGAGCCCGGCCGTCGGATCTTGAGTCAGCACCTCCACGTGCTCAAACACGACCACCGGATCGACCTGGCGGTGGGCAACGCCGAAAACGCGGCCGGAGGTTTCGGGGTCACCCCGAAAATTGCGGAGGAACTCTTCGCCATGGGATTCGACGTGTTGACCACCGGCAACCACGTGTGGGACAAGAAAGAGATCCTCGGCTACCTCCGCGACCATCCGCGGCTGCTGCGGCCCGCCAACTATCCGGACGGCGTGCCGGGCGCGGGTCGCACCGTGGTGACCACGGCTTCCGGCGAGAAGGTGGGCGTGTTGCACCTGATGGGCCGCGTCTACATGCCGGGTTCTCTCGACTGCCCGTTTCGGATCGGCGACCGCGAGTTGGAAAAACTCCGCACGGAAACGCACGTGATCCTGCTCGACATGCACGGCGAAGCCACGTCCGAGAAATCCGCCATCGGCTGGCACTTCGACGGCAGGGTGAGCGCGGTGCTGGGCACCCATACCCACGTGCAGACCGCCGACGAGCGCGTGCTGCCGCAGGGCACGGCGTTTCTGACCGACGTGGGCATGACCGGTCCGGTTGATTCGATTATCGGCGTCAAAAAAGACGAAGCCCTCACCAAGTTCCTGACGCAGATGCCCACGAAGTTCGAGACCGCGACCGGCCGTTCGATCATTTCCGGCGCCGTGGTTGAAGTGGACGGCGACACCGGCAAGGCCACCAACATCCGACGGATCCGTATCGCCGATCCTTGA
- the zapA gene encoding cell division protein ZapA, with product MTSKTVTVEIYGERYVLKGDADPDYVKRLAGVVDRKIREAAGQLPGTPLGKLAILAAVNLAHDYVKLLEEASKKDSAIAHASRRTKDLIDSIEEQFEDLDLSL from the coding sequence ATGACCTCGAAGACCGTGACCGTTGAGATTTACGGCGAACGATACGTGCTCAAAGGCGACGCCGATCCGGACTACGTCAAGCGGTTAGCCGGTGTGGTGGATCGCAAAATCCGCGAAGCCGCGGGCCAGCTTCCCGGCACGCCTCTCGGCAAACTCGCGATCCTGGCCGCCGTCAACCTGGCCCACGACTATGTCAAGCTGCTCGAGGAGGCGTCCAAGAAGGACTCCGCAATCGCGCACGCGTCCAGGCGCACCAAAGACCTGATCGACAGCATCGAGGAGCAGTTCGAAGATCTCGACCTCTCCCTGTGA
- the xseA gene encoding exodeoxyribonuclease VII large subunit, whose protein sequence is MDLFDFSTRADHADEPPRQIYTVSDLTALVRRRLEGDFGDIWVEGEVSNLRHPGSGHCYLTLKDEQSQLRAVVFRSVARMLRFALKDGLHVVCRGHVTVYEPRGEYQLVVDYLEPKGAGALQLAFEQLKERLAREGLFDAARKRPLPFLPARIGVITSPAGAVIRDMLHVLDRRFSTIPVLILPVAVQGPGAAGQIADAIDEANALTASLRPDVLVVARGGGSLEDLWAFNEEIVARAVAASAIPVVSAVGHETDYTIADFVADVRAPTPSAAAELIAPRRDQLMAAVATARERLAAAARGALADRRTKALAEWRALRSPARLVEGSLLRVDDLFARLRDAMTRLIDRQREQRRFLARAVLAAHPVRRLETARLIHRRATERLTIRMRAMLADAKSRTSALAARLDALSPLAILARGYSVTRLLPSKDLVRSPSDVAPGDRLLITLAHGEVTAEAAEVRDERTDD, encoded by the coding sequence ATGGACCTGTTCGACTTCTCCACCCGTGCGGATCACGCGGACGAGCCGCCCCGCCAGATCTACACCGTTTCCGACCTCACCGCGTTGGTGCGTCGACGTCTCGAGGGGGACTTCGGCGACATCTGGGTTGAAGGCGAGGTTTCCAACCTGCGCCACCCCGGCTCCGGCCACTGCTACCTGACGCTCAAGGACGAACAGAGCCAACTGCGCGCCGTAGTCTTCCGCTCCGTGGCCCGCATGCTGCGGTTCGCGCTCAAGGACGGACTGCACGTGGTTTGTCGCGGCCATGTCACGGTGTATGAGCCGCGCGGAGAGTACCAGCTCGTGGTCGATTACCTCGAGCCCAAGGGCGCCGGGGCCCTGCAACTCGCGTTTGAGCAACTCAAGGAGCGGCTGGCGCGGGAAGGGCTCTTCGACGCCGCGCGCAAGCGGCCGCTCCCGTTTCTCCCGGCCCGGATCGGGGTCATCACGTCACCGGCGGGTGCGGTGATCCGGGACATGCTCCACGTTCTCGACCGGCGCTTCTCCACGATCCCCGTGTTGATCCTTCCGGTGGCGGTCCAGGGACCGGGAGCCGCCGGCCAGATTGCCGACGCCATCGACGAGGCGAACGCCTTGACCGCGAGCCTCCGGCCGGACGTGTTGGTGGTGGCTCGCGGCGGAGGCTCGCTCGAAGACCTCTGGGCGTTCAACGAGGAGATCGTGGCCCGCGCCGTGGCCGCGTCGGCCATTCCGGTGGTGTCGGCGGTCGGTCACGAGACCGATTACACGATCGCGGACTTCGTGGCGGATGTGCGGGCGCCCACGCCATCGGCCGCGGCCGAGCTCATCGCCCCGCGGCGCGATCAACTGATGGCGGCGGTGGCGACGGCGCGCGAACGGCTCGCGGCTGCGGCGCGGGGAGCCTTGGCGGATCGGCGCACCAAGGCGCTGGCGGAGTGGCGGGCGCTGCGGAGCCCGGCGCGGCTCGTGGAGGGCTCCCTGCTTCGCGTCGACGACCTGTTTGCGCGTTTGCGCGACGCCATGACGCGCCTGATCGATCGCCAGCGCGAGCAGCGGCGATTTCTCGCCCGGGCGGTGCTGGCGGCGCATCCGGTGCGACGGCTCGAGACCGCACGCTTGATCCACCGTCGGGCGACCGAGCGCCTCACCATCCGAATGCGCGCCATGCTGGCCGACGCCAAGAGCCGCACCTCGGCCCTCGCCGCCCGACTGGATGCGCTGAGCCCCTTGGCGATCCTGGCCCGCGGCTACAGCGTCACGCGCCTGCTCCCTTCGAAGGACCTCGTCCGCTCGCCGTCGGACGTGGCCCCAGGCGATCGCCTGCTCATCACCTTGGCCCACGGCGAAGTGACCGCCGAGGCGGCCGAGGTGCGCGACGAGCGCACGGACGACTGA
- the rny gene encoding ribonuclease Y — protein MIGVAAAFAGVGLGVVIARLLSRQAVAQAKQEATRLVDDARRDIERLQKEAALEAKDKLYQARQAFEQENRDRRNELLEQERRLNQREQALDKKVSTADRKEADLTRKERDLTVRERTLTDKEAQVEQALLQQRAQLEALSGMTAEEAKKSLITAMEQEARYEAIKLTKRIEDEAREGAERTAREIIVSSLQRYAHDYVQEATVSVVQLPNDEMKGRIIGREGRNIRALEAATGIDLVIDDTPEAILISGFDPFRREVAKVALERLMHDGRIHPARIEEVVEKVRKETEKLMIAEAEQVLFDLGIQDLHPDLIKLLGKLRYRTSYGQNNLVHAREAAFICGIMATELGLDAKLAKRAAILHDVGKAISHEEEGTHPNLGGEYARKCGEHPHVVNAIMAHHGDIEWTSPEGVLVAVAEGLSAARPGARREAYESYIKRLEKLEEIATSFKGVDKAYAIRAGREVRVIVNQDGVSEAESAQISREMAKRVENELTYPGQIKITVIRESRYVEYAK, from the coding sequence GTGATCGGAGTCGCCGCGGCGTTCGCCGGCGTGGGGCTGGGAGTGGTCATCGCCCGTCTGCTCAGCCGGCAAGCCGTGGCGCAGGCCAAACAGGAAGCGACCCGGCTCGTCGACGACGCGCGGCGGGACATCGAACGGCTCCAGAAAGAAGCGGCGCTGGAAGCCAAAGACAAACTCTATCAGGCCCGGCAGGCGTTCGAACAGGAAAACCGCGACCGCCGGAACGAACTGCTCGAACAGGAGCGCCGTCTAAACCAACGCGAGCAGGCACTCGACAAAAAAGTGAGCACGGCCGATCGAAAAGAAGCCGATCTCACCCGCAAAGAGCGAGACCTCACCGTACGCGAACGAACGCTCACGGACAAGGAGGCCCAGGTCGAGCAGGCGCTCCTGCAACAACGCGCGCAACTCGAAGCGCTGAGCGGCATGACCGCGGAAGAAGCCAAAAAGAGCCTCATTACCGCGATGGAACAGGAAGCCCGTTACGAGGCGATCAAGCTGACCAAACGCATCGAAGACGAGGCCCGCGAAGGAGCCGAGCGCACGGCCCGCGAGATCATCGTGTCGTCGCTGCAACGGTACGCCCACGACTACGTACAGGAGGCGACCGTCTCGGTCGTCCAGTTGCCGAACGACGAGATGAAAGGCCGGATCATCGGACGTGAGGGCCGCAACATTCGCGCGTTGGAGGCTGCTACGGGGATCGATCTTGTCATCGACGACACGCCGGAGGCGATTCTGATCTCGGGGTTCGACCCGTTCCGCCGCGAGGTCGCCAAAGTCGCCCTCGAACGGCTGATGCACGACGGCCGGATTCACCCGGCGCGCATCGAGGAAGTGGTCGAGAAGGTCCGCAAAGAAACCGAAAAGTTGATGATCGCGGAGGCCGAACAAGTGCTCTTCGACCTGGGGATCCAGGACCTGCACCCCGACTTGATCAAGCTGCTCGGCAAACTGCGGTACCGCACCAGCTACGGGCAGAACAACCTGGTTCATGCCCGAGAAGCCGCGTTCATCTGCGGCATCATGGCCACCGAGCTGGGGTTGGACGCCAAACTGGCCAAACGAGCCGCGATCCTGCACGACGTCGGCAAGGCCATCAGCCACGAAGAAGAAGGCACGCACCCCAACCTGGGGGGCGAATACGCCCGCAAGTGCGGTGAGCACCCGCACGTGGTCAACGCGATCATGGCCCACCACGGCGACATCGAGTGGACCTCCCCGGAAGGCGTGCTGGTGGCCGTTGCGGAGGGTCTCTCCGCCGCCCGACCGGGCGCGCGGCGCGAGGCCTACGAGTCGTACATCAAGCGCCTGGAGAAGCTCGAGGAGATCGCGACGTCGTTCAAGGGGGTGGACAAGGCCTACGCGATCCGCGCCGGACGTGAAGTTCGCGTGATCGTCAACCAGGACGGCGTGTCCGAGGCCGAATCCGCGCAGATCTCGCGTGAAATGGCCAAGCGGGTGGAAAACGAACTGACGTATCCCGGCCAGATCAAGATCACGGTGATCCGCGAAAGTCGGTACGTGGAGTATGCAAAGTAA